A window from Bartonella kosoyi encodes these proteins:
- the trbJ gene encoding P-type conjugative transfer protein TrbJ has product MKNILKRLKFFSVISTFIIINFIILITPVKALVPVTCTNCSNLLTQALEYAKDVEIALNTAEQVAVEIKQYKDMIEQAKTLDSISVERFENDLKLLNRTYQDAKIIAYNMQNLHSKFKERYPGYENFLKKIGKKSPIEDFRKWAENGFSNARIAIEAAGINISSFVKENNFMRTLINRSATAKGRMQAIQAGNEIATQQVKQLQMLRELVANNITLQANYTADEVERKAKDEANVEKFFETKSPDTDRGHAF; this is encoded by the coding sequence ATGAAAAATATCTTGAAGAGACTTAAATTTTTTTCTGTAATAAGTACATTTATTATAATCAATTTTATTATTTTAATTACTCCAGTGAAAGCTCTTGTACCTGTTACCTGCACTAATTGTTCTAATCTTCTTACGCAGGCGTTAGAGTATGCAAAAGATGTGGAGATTGCATTAAACACTGCAGAACAGGTCGCAGTAGAGATTAAGCAATATAAAGACATGATAGAACAGGCTAAAACGCTTGATTCTATCAGCGTTGAAAGATTCGAGAATGATTTGAAACTATTGAACAGAACTTATCAAGATGCAAAAATCATTGCCTATAATATGCAGAATCTGCATAGTAAATTTAAAGAACGTTATCCTGGTTATGAAAATTTTTTAAAAAAGATTGGAAAAAAAAGTCCTATAGAAGATTTTAGAAAATGGGCAGAAAATGGTTTTTCTAATGCACGTATAGCTATTGAGGCAGCTGGAATTAACATAAGTAGTTTTGTTAAAGAGAATAATTTTATGCGGACGCTCATCAACCGTTCAGCAACTGCAAAGGGTCGTATGCAAGCCATTCAAGCTGGAAATGAAATTGCTACCCAACAAGTTAAGCAACTGCAAATGCTTCGTGAACTCGTGGCTAATAATATTACTTTGCAAGCAAATTACACAGCTGATGAAGTAGAACGTAAAGCAAAAGA